From Watersipora subatra chromosome 2, tzWatSuba1.1, whole genome shotgun sequence, one genomic window encodes:
- the LOC137387642 gene encoding microfibril-associated glycoprotein 4-like yields the protein MAGLSFLAMLILLISVTSQSNVGPYSAEQELFVYRQQIYTVHQLLQNECPELIRLRRDVYDENMLPLHVEVAKIVYGNLLQALRECRANETATQSTAEPSTRPSVADMLLIPRDCQQLYDRGSRSPGVYLIDPPYADIEPFPVWCDFFDDHGWTVFQKRFNGSIDFYRNWTEYKSGFGNIVGEHWLGLTKLYALTRSNQRLNILVRASNNSNQTGTWASFFIHNEDENYRLEVSDDGYEGSLAEFSLSDHNGMDFSTKDRDNDVYGGACAVSFHGAWWYKRCHLSNLNGGYNRNSTSGIRWSPFSNQLVETVMRISRD from the exons ATGGCAGGTCTTTCATTTTTAGCAATGCTCATCTTGCTCATATCAGTGACAAGTCAAAGTAACGTCGGACCATATAGTGCTGAACAAGAACTTTTTGTTTACCGACAACAGATTTACACCGTTCACCAACTTTTGCAAAATGAATGCCCGGAACTCATCAGATTGAGAAGAGACGTCTATGATGAGAACATGCTGCCTTTGCACGTTGAAGTTGCTAAAATAGTTTATGGCAATCTGTTGCAAGCTCTGCGAGAATGTCGCGCAAATGAGACAGCAACCCAATCTACCGCAGAACCTTCAACTAGACCATCTGTAGCAGATATGCTGCTAATACCACGAG ATTGTCAGCAGCTTTATGATCGTGGATCCCGCTCACCAGGAGTATACCTAATTGATCCACCATATGCAGATATTGAACCATTTCCTGTCTGGTGTGACTTCTTTGATGACCATGGGTGGACAGTATTTCAAAAAAGATTTAATGGCTCAATTGACTTTTACCGTAACTGGACAGAATACAAGTCAGGATTTGGTAACATTGTCGGAGAGCATTGGCTTG GCTTGACCAAGCTTTATGCTCTCACCAGATCAAACCAAAGACTCAACATCTTAGTCAGGGCTTCAAACAACTCTAACCAGACTGGAACCTGGGCTAGTTTTTTCATACATAATGAGGACGAGAACTACCGCCTAGAG GTTAGTGATGATGGATATGAAGGGAGTCTAGCAGAGTTTAGCCTATCCGATCATAATGGTATGGATTTCTCAACAAAAGATAGAGATAATGACGTATATGGTGGAGCCTGTGCAGTCAGCTTCCATG GTGCATGGTGGTACAAGAGATGCCACCTCTCCAATCTTAATGGAGGTTATAATAGGAATAGCACCAGTGGAATACGCTGGTCTCCATTCTCTAACCAACTGGTAGAAACTGTGATGAGAATCAGCAGAGACTAA